A region of Caballeronia insecticola DNA encodes the following proteins:
- a CDS encoding LysR family transcriptional regulator yields the protein MELKQLRYFKVVAREGSVSRAAAILGISQSMLTRHIQMLEQELGPPLLYRNGHGMSLTEAGQKFLTRASDILERSDEAVNHMQAMRAVPGGSVTMGIPPMLGDFLLVPLVRRFRAEFPDVRLRMREGLSGYMLEWLLSGQLDIGVLYNIGPHSTISIEPLLSDDLLLVGPPDATVLERSMEPIRFADAVELPWILPARPHGLRTLAEDAASARSLALNIAFEIDAMMAIFELVEAGQGFSVAPYAAVQSRIERGTLKARPIVEPKLPGVLSIAFSPKKEATLAMKALYRIVRQETDALVRAGVWRSIS from the coding sequence GTGGAGTTGAAGCAGCTCAGGTATTTCAAGGTCGTGGCGCGCGAGGGCAGCGTCTCGCGCGCGGCGGCGATACTCGGCATCAGCCAGTCGATGCTCACGCGTCATATCCAGATGCTGGAGCAGGAACTCGGGCCGCCGCTTTTGTATCGCAACGGCCACGGCATGTCGCTCACGGAAGCGGGTCAGAAGTTCCTCACGCGCGCGAGCGATATCCTCGAACGCAGCGACGAAGCCGTGAATCACATGCAGGCGATGCGCGCGGTACCCGGCGGCAGCGTGACGATGGGCATTCCACCGATGCTCGGCGATTTCCTGCTGGTGCCGCTCGTGCGCCGCTTTCGCGCCGAGTTTCCCGATGTGCGGCTGCGCATGCGCGAAGGTCTTTCGGGCTACATGCTCGAATGGCTGCTGAGCGGGCAACTGGATATCGGCGTGCTGTACAACATCGGGCCGCACAGCACGATCAGCATCGAGCCGCTTTTGTCGGACGATCTACTGCTGGTCGGCCCGCCCGATGCCACCGTGCTCGAACGTTCGATGGAGCCGATCCGTTTCGCCGACGCCGTCGAGCTGCCGTGGATCCTTCCGGCGCGCCCGCACGGCCTGCGCACGCTCGCCGAGGACGCCGCAAGCGCGCGTTCGCTCGCGCTCAACATCGCCTTCGAGATCGACGCGATGATGGCGATCTTCGAACTGGTCGAAGCGGGTCAGGGCTTCTCGGTCGCGCCGTACGCGGCGGTGCAGAGCCGCATCGAGCGCGGCACGCTGAAGGCGCGGCCGATCGTCGAGCCGAAGCTGCCGGGCGTGCTGTCTATCGCGTTCTCGCCGAAGAAAGAAGCGACGCTCGCGATGAAGGCGCTGTATCGCATCGTGCGTCAGGAAACCGATGCGCTCGTGCGCGCGGGCGTCTGGCGTTCGATCTCGTGA
- a CDS encoding acyclic terpene utilization AtuA family protein: MEELRLLSTTAILGYGFAQSAFEAGLERRPHLIGADGGSSDPGPYYLASGESFTSRMATKRDMRIMLAAAVPRGIPVVVSTCGGAGGDPHLQMMIDIVKEIAQEESLSFKLAVINSELPKDVLLEHVNAGKTRPLYGLPEMTPELVDQAVRVVGAMGPEPYIAALDAGAQVILSGRSTDPAPWAAMAIRAGFSPALGWYAGKMLECGAEPALPKREGCLLATIRDDHVELEPMHPEQACTPKSVAYFALHENSSPIHHHEPGGMLDTSECAFEAVTARAVRVSGMRWRPMPYTVKLEGVEARGHRVITLCATRDPVLQAQMDRYLARAREIVDEKASAFGAPSDSYALNFRVYGQNGVMGEREPLPASERHPHETAIVAEVVAQDRDTAKAVLAIARTTILHSEFPGRLCKEGNMAIPFSPSDLDLGQVYRFSICHLLEPENALSLFPIRYEVIGDRHARY; the protein is encoded by the coding sequence ATGGAAGAACTCAGACTGCTCAGCACGACCGCGATACTCGGCTACGGCTTCGCGCAAAGCGCGTTCGAAGCGGGCCTCGAGCGGCGTCCGCATCTCATCGGCGCCGATGGCGGCAGCTCCGATCCGGGGCCGTATTACCTCGCTTCGGGCGAATCGTTCACGTCGCGCATGGCGACCAAGCGCGACATGCGCATCATGCTCGCGGCCGCCGTGCCGCGCGGCATTCCTGTTGTCGTCAGTACATGTGGCGGCGCGGGCGGCGACCCGCATCTCCAGATGATGATCGATATCGTCAAGGAAATCGCGCAGGAAGAAAGTCTGTCATTCAAGCTCGCCGTGATCAATTCGGAATTGCCCAAGGACGTGCTGCTCGAACACGTCAACGCGGGCAAGACGCGACCGCTGTACGGCCTGCCGGAGATGACGCCCGAACTCGTCGATCAGGCCGTGCGCGTGGTCGGCGCGATGGGGCCGGAGCCCTACATCGCCGCACTCGATGCGGGCGCGCAAGTGATCCTCTCGGGCCGCAGCACGGACCCGGCGCCCTGGGCCGCGATGGCGATCCGCGCGGGCTTTTCGCCGGCGCTCGGCTGGTACGCGGGCAAGATGCTCGAATGCGGCGCGGAGCCGGCGCTGCCCAAGCGCGAGGGATGCCTGCTCGCGACGATCCGCGACGATCACGTCGAACTCGAACCGATGCATCCCGAACAGGCCTGCACGCCGAAATCGGTCGCGTACTTCGCGCTGCACGAGAACAGCAGCCCGATTCATCATCATGAGCCGGGCGGCATGCTGGACACCTCCGAATGCGCGTTCGAGGCCGTCACGGCGCGCGCCGTGCGCGTGTCCGGTATGCGCTGGCGTCCGATGCCGTACACGGTGAAGCTCGAAGGCGTCGAGGCACGCGGGCATCGCGTCATCACGCTGTGCGCGACGCGCGATCCGGTGCTGCAGGCGCAAATGGACCGCTATCTTGCGCGGGCGCGCGAGATCGTCGACGAGAAGGCGAGCGCGTTCGGCGCGCCGTCCGATAGCTATGCGCTCAACTTCCGCGTCTACGGCCAGAACGGCGTAATGGGCGAACGCGAGCCCTTGCCTGCAAGCGAACGTCATCCGCATGAGACGGCCATCGTCGCCGAAGTGGTCGCGCAGGATCGCGACACCGCGAAGGCCGTGCTCGCAATCGCACGCACGACGATCCTGCACTCGGAGTTCCCGGGCCGCCTCTGCAAGGAAGGCAACATGGCGATTCCGTTCTCGCCGTCCGATCTCGATCTCGGTCAGGTCTACCGCTTTTCCATCTGCCATCTGCTGGAGCCGGAGAATGCGCTCTCGCTGTTCCCGATCCGCTACGAAGTCATCGGAGATCGCCATGCCCGCTATTAA
- a CDS encoding DUF4387 domain-containing protein yields MPAIKDFASVCRSKNAGPFMVTLDIVFETDEIYDRVAATGVLKPELFARLYDVSPEQVQFTPYRAARAFKATLPRLVSSGDIGDTDVYGSQQHAPLLDIDIPIELENTR; encoded by the coding sequence ATGCCCGCTATTAAAGATTTCGCGAGCGTCTGCCGCAGCAAGAACGCGGGGCCGTTCATGGTCACGCTCGATATCGTGTTCGAAACGGATGAGATTTACGACCGCGTCGCCGCTACCGGTGTGCTCAAGCCCGAGCTTTTCGCGCGTCTCTACGACGTGTCGCCTGAACAGGTCCAGTTCACGCCGTATCGCGCCGCGCGCGCGTTCAAGGCAACGTTGCCGCGGCTCGTTTCGTCGGGCGATATCGGCGACACGGACGTGTATGGCTCGCAGCAACACGCGCCGCTGCTCGACATCGACATTCCCATCGAACTGGAGAACACGCGATGA
- a CDS encoding flavin reductase family protein has translation MSEAELQARPAAADTNDANDANDTNDTNDANDTEELTTSFRQAMRRLAGGVALVSTVHDGVRHGMTVTAVTSLTMDPPALVVSVNRHASAFEALVMSGRFCVNLLTQQHADLAVAFSRKPDGDARFVNGAWRTGESGLPTLDGSVASIACRLHDLVEFGTHAILIGAVEHLEIEPQPMAPLVYLSGQFGGFWPLTA, from the coding sequence ATGAGCGAAGCTGAACTTCAGGCGCGCCCTGCCGCCGCCGATACGAACGATGCGAACGATGCGAACGATACGAACGATACGAACGATGCGAACGATACGGAAGAACTGACGACCTCGTTCCGGCAGGCGATGCGCAGGCTCGCGGGCGGCGTCGCGCTGGTCTCGACGGTTCACGACGGCGTGCGCCACGGCATGACGGTCACGGCCGTCACCTCGCTGACGATGGACCCGCCCGCGCTGGTCGTATCGGTGAATCGGCATGCGTCGGCGTTCGAGGCGCTCGTGATGAGCGGGCGCTTCTGCGTGAACCTGCTGACGCAGCAGCACGCGGACCTGGCGGTTGCGTTCTCGCGCAAGCCGGATGGCGACGCGCGCTTCGTCAACGGCGCGTGGCGCACGGGCGAATCGGGCCTGCCGACGCTCGATGGCAGCGTCGCATCGATTGCGTGCCGCCTGCACGATCTGGTCGAGTTCGGCACGCACGCGATTCTGATCGGCGCAGTCGAGCATCTGGAGATCGAGCCGCAGCCGATGGCCCCGCTCGTCTATCTGAGCGGACAGTTCGGCGGCTTCTGGCCGTTGACGGCGTAA
- a CDS encoding amidohydrolase family protein, with the protein MFDAKYERSNFPRIRPEWLAQVAEPAVEPELPVIDPHHHLWDVESAFYHAPELVADARAGHRVLATVFVECKARFDTNAPAGFAPVGETRFAVAQAQAAAQLLPSDAGLVKGIVAYGDPFVPNPQAVLEAHLDAAQGRLRGVRVRAAWHADPAFAAPHDGPDEHTIASPELDRYCAILQEMGLVLDLWVYHTQLDDAAALARRHPRLAVVLNHCGGPLGIGPYANRRADVREAWGKLLARVASNDNVVVKIGGLAMPRTGLSFADAAKPATCLELVERWTPYVRTCIDLFGAERSMFESNFPVDKGSCNYVSVWNAFKLASAGYPAAARRQMLAGTANRVYALGVAELMTEAIS; encoded by the coding sequence ATGTTCGACGCGAAATATGAGCGCAGCAATTTCCCGCGCATCCGGCCCGAGTGGCTCGCGCAAGTTGCGGAACCTGCGGTCGAGCCGGAGTTGCCGGTCATCGATCCGCATCATCATCTGTGGGATGTGGAAAGCGCGTTTTATCACGCGCCCGAACTTGTCGCGGATGCGCGCGCGGGGCATCGCGTGCTCGCGACGGTGTTCGTCGAATGCAAGGCGCGTTTCGATACGAATGCGCCCGCCGGCTTCGCGCCGGTCGGCGAAACGCGTTTCGCGGTTGCACAGGCGCAGGCGGCGGCGCAGCTTCTGCCGAGCGATGCGGGTCTCGTGAAAGGCATCGTCGCGTATGGCGATCCGTTCGTGCCGAATCCGCAAGCGGTGCTCGAAGCGCACCTCGACGCGGCGCAGGGCCGCCTGCGCGGCGTGCGCGTGCGTGCCGCATGGCATGCCGATCCCGCGTTCGCCGCGCCCCACGATGGTCCCGACGAACACACGATCGCTTCGCCCGAACTGGATCGCTACTGCGCGATCCTCCAAGAGATGGGCCTCGTGCTGGACCTCTGGGTGTATCACACGCAACTCGACGACGCAGCGGCGCTTGCGCGGCGTCATCCGCGTTTGGCTGTCGTGCTGAATCATTGCGGCGGGCCGCTCGGCATCGGGCCGTATGCGAACCGGCGCGCCGACGTACGCGAGGCGTGGGGCAAGTTGCTTGCGCGCGTGGCGTCGAACGATAACGTCGTCGTGAAGATCGGCGGCCTCGCGATGCCGCGCACGGGCCTCTCTTTCGCCGATGCCGCGAAGCCCGCGACCTGCCTCGAACTCGTCGAACGCTGGACGCCTTATGTGCGCACCTGCATCGACTTGTTCGGCGCGGAGCGCAGCATGTTCGAGAGCAATTTCCCCGTCGACAAGGGCAGTTGCAATTACGTGTCGGTATGGAACGCGTTCAAGCTCGCGAGCGCCGGTTATCCGGCCGCGGCACGACGCCAGATGCTCGCGGGCACGGCGAACCGCGTGTATGCGCTCGGCGTCGCGGAACTGATGACGGAGGCGATCTCATAA
- a CDS encoding MFS transporter, whose product MKNRRIFIYIFLFSLTSINYIDRVALSVAAQPIAHEFGISPIQMGFLLSSFIWTYFASLIVWGLALDRWGTRYVNAAGMAIFSIATVATGFAWSYMSILVTRLVMGAGEASSYPAGGKVIREWMPARERGIAAATLNSGSYAGPAIGALLVAWAVQLFGWRTGFVIVGSSGAIWLFCWLKWFRKPEHASFIDDQERALILRERNGGLPDTPSGPTLSIPDLLKSTSVWGLLITQGFGSYAQFLFLTWLPSYLQTERHLDIVRSGYFTALPYALSVLLALAIGKLSDRLLTGDACSKGGRRNMVAASMLLTSVVLATPFVDDMWVMVAVFTLSLTGAQAALAMNIALIGDLLPSSAEVGRGTGLLITGGASFAMIAPIATGYVVALTHSYNNAFYIAGALALAGALVSLFMTRTPIRRHDSVAAVGEVSLGA is encoded by the coding sequence ATGAAAAATCGCCGCATCTTCATCTACATCTTTTTGTTTTCGCTCACGAGCATCAACTACATCGATCGCGTTGCGCTGTCGGTGGCCGCGCAGCCGATCGCGCACGAGTTCGGCATCAGTCCGATCCAGATGGGCTTCCTGTTGTCGTCGTTCATCTGGACGTATTTCGCGAGCCTGATCGTCTGGGGCCTCGCGCTCGATCGCTGGGGCACGCGCTATGTCAATGCGGCCGGCATGGCGATCTTCTCGATCGCCACGGTCGCGACCGGCTTCGCGTGGAGCTACATGTCGATTCTCGTCACGCGTCTCGTGATGGGCGCGGGCGAGGCGTCGTCGTATCCGGCGGGCGGCAAGGTGATCCGCGAATGGATGCCCGCGCGCGAACGGGGCATCGCCGCGGCGACGCTCAACAGCGGCTCGTACGCGGGCCCGGCGATCGGCGCGTTGCTGGTTGCGTGGGCGGTGCAGCTCTTCGGCTGGCGCACGGGCTTTGTGATCGTCGGCAGCTCGGGCGCGATCTGGCTGTTCTGCTGGCTCAAGTGGTTCAGGAAGCCCGAGCATGCCAGCTTCATCGACGATCAGGAACGCGCGCTGATTCTGCGCGAACGCAACGGCGGCCTGCCCGATACGCCGAGCGGCCCGACGCTTTCGATTCCCGACCTGCTTAAATCGACGAGCGTATGGGGCCTGCTCATCACGCAAGGCTTCGGCTCTTACGCGCAGTTTCTGTTTCTCACGTGGCTGCCGAGCTATCTGCAAACGGAGCGGCATCTGGACATCGTGAGAAGCGGCTACTTCACCGCGTTGCCGTATGCGCTGTCGGTGCTGCTCGCGCTCGCAATCGGCAAGCTGAGCGATCGCCTGCTGACCGGCGATGCATGCAGCAAGGGCGGACGACGCAACATGGTCGCGGCGTCGATGCTGCTGACGTCGGTCGTGCTCGCCACGCCTTTCGTCGATGACATGTGGGTGATGGTCGCCGTCTTCACGCTCTCGCTGACCGGCGCGCAAGCCGCGCTCGCAATGAACATTGCACTGATCGGCGACCTGCTGCCGTCGTCGGCGGAAGTGGGGCGCGGCACGGGGCTGTTGATTACCGGTGGCGCATCGTTCGCGATGATCGCGCCGATCGCCACAGGTTATGTGGTCGCGCTCACGCACAGCTACAACAACGCGTTTTATATCGCCGGCGCGCTTGCGCTGGCCGGCGCGCTCGTGAGCCTCTTCATGACGCGCACGCCGATTCGCCGTCACGACAGCGTTGCCGCTGTCGGTGAAGTATCGCTCGGCGCCTGA
- a CDS encoding LLM class flavin-dependent oxidoreductase, whose product MTKKQMTLIGFLQAQNCSTYPGSWRHSAAMQDFTTPEYYQRIARTLEEGKFHLAFFDDRLAMPDIYGNDHAQTVEHGVRAVKMDLISILTAMGMATSKLGLGATYSTTYYEPFHLARTFGTLDLMTKGRAAWNVVTSLNDSEAANFGQSAHLEHDLRYDRADEFVETVMGHWDTWEEGALILDKESGRFADPAKVHRLDHEGRFFKSRGPFTVPRSQQGHPVLIQAGQSGRGRLFASRWADLIFVVYPNLAVGKKQYAEMKQALADAGRNPDDVKISTACYTIVAESDEIAQKEREYIDALAKPIDSLALLCEVLNTDFSKRGYDDPFSDAEMAAISGWTGFRDRVVTLSGKKNPSVRDFVDFSKRARIDEFPVFCGTPKTVADQMEQWFVEGGVDGFVIAPTHVPGAYEDFVRMVVPELQRRGLFRKEYQGSTLRENLGLPIPKSGDWREQAFAGTREVSAA is encoded by the coding sequence ATGACGAAGAAACAAATGACCCTGATCGGCTTTCTCCAGGCGCAGAACTGCTCGACCTATCCCGGATCGTGGCGGCACAGCGCGGCGATGCAGGACTTCACGACGCCCGAGTACTATCAGCGCATCGCGCGCACGCTGGAGGAAGGCAAGTTCCATCTCGCCTTCTTCGACGACCGCCTCGCGATGCCCGACATCTACGGCAACGACCACGCGCAAACGGTCGAGCATGGCGTGCGCGCCGTGAAGATGGACCTGATCTCGATCCTCACCGCGATGGGCATGGCGACATCGAAGCTCGGTCTGGGCGCGACCTATTCAACGACCTACTACGAACCGTTCCATCTCGCGCGCACGTTCGGCACGCTCGATCTGATGACGAAGGGCCGCGCCGCGTGGAACGTGGTCACGTCGCTCAACGATTCGGAAGCAGCGAACTTCGGCCAGAGCGCGCATCTCGAACACGATCTGCGTTACGACCGCGCGGACGAGTTCGTCGAAACCGTCATGGGTCACTGGGACACGTGGGAAGAGGGCGCGCTGATTCTCGACAAGGAAAGTGGCCGCTTCGCCGATCCGGCCAAGGTGCATCGTCTGGATCACGAGGGGCGCTTTTTCAAGTCGCGCGGGCCGTTCACGGTGCCGCGCTCGCAGCAGGGTCATCCGGTGCTGATTCAGGCGGGACAGAGCGGGCGCGGGCGGCTGTTCGCGTCGCGCTGGGCGGATCTTATCTTCGTGGTGTATCCGAATCTCGCGGTGGGCAAGAAGCAGTACGCGGAGATGAAGCAGGCGCTCGCCGATGCGGGCCGCAATCCCGACGACGTGAAGATTTCGACCGCGTGTTACACGATCGTTGCGGAGTCGGACGAGATCGCGCAGAAGGAACGCGAATATATCGATGCGCTCGCCAAGCCGATCGATTCGCTCGCGCTGCTGTGTGAAGTGCTCAACACGGATTTCTCGAAGCGCGGTTACGACGATCCGTTCAGCGACGCCGAAATGGCCGCGATCTCAGGCTGGACCGGTTTCCGCGATCGCGTCGTGACGTTGTCGGGCAAGAAGAATCCGTCGGTGCGCGATTTCGTGGACTTTTCGAAGCGCGCGCGTATCGACGAGTTTCCGGTGTTCTGCGGCACGCCGAAGACCGTGGCCGATCAGATGGAGCAATGGTTCGTCGAGGGGGGCGTGGACGGCTTCGTGATCGCTCCCACGCACGTGCCCGGCGCCTATGAGGACTTCGTGCGCATGGTGGTGCCCGAGTTACAGCGGCGCGGACTGTTCCGCAAGGAGTATCAGGGCTCGACGCTGCGCGAGAATCTCGGCTTGCCGATTCCGAAGTCGGGCGACTGGCGCGAGCAGGCGTTTGCGGGAACGCGCGAGGTGAGCGCGGCGTGA
- a CDS encoding FKBP-type peptidyl-prolyl cis-trans isomerase, with protein sequence MRTIIALLAASAFASTAFAAGPTEKLPSGVVVEQIKQGTGPQPTADDVVRVNYRGTLANGTEFDSSDKHGGPATFPLGRVIPCWTQGVQKIKVGGKAKLTCPAATAYGDRSVGIIPANSDLTFEVELLGIGK encoded by the coding sequence ATGAGAACGATCATCGCTTTGCTCGCCGCATCGGCTTTCGCATCGACCGCATTCGCCGCCGGCCCCACCGAGAAGTTGCCGTCGGGCGTCGTGGTCGAGCAGATCAAGCAAGGCACCGGACCGCAACCGACCGCCGACGATGTCGTGCGCGTGAACTATCGCGGCACGCTCGCGAACGGCACCGAATTCGACAGCTCGGACAAGCACGGCGGCCCCGCGACCTTCCCGCTCGGCCGCGTAATTCCGTGCTGGACGCAAGGCGTGCAGAAGATCAAGGTCGGCGGCAAGGCCAAGCTGACGTGCCCGGCAGCGACCGCTTACGGCGATCGCAGCGTCGGCATCATTCCGGCGAACAGCGACCTCACGTTCGAAGTCGAACTGCTCGGCATCGGCAAGTGA
- a CDS encoding glutathione S-transferase family protein, whose protein sequence is MSIIVHHLENSRSQRVLWLLEELNLPYQVVRYSRAAVTGSAPPAVAALHPLGKLPLLQDDDLIIAESGLIFEHLLEQSNVDIGKPADPDGARRYQHFFHYAEGSLMPPLFALLVLGRMGDVARDAANDLRHAFAVHLTWLNDELSQRAWFAGDTFTAADIMMSFPLEAARQRGGLDERYPHLNAFLARVHVRPAYRAAIEIGGPYAFA, encoded by the coding sequence ATGAGCATCATCGTTCATCACCTCGAAAACTCGCGATCGCAGCGCGTACTCTGGCTTCTCGAAGAATTGAACTTGCCCTATCAGGTTGTGCGCTATAGCCGGGCTGCCGTGACGGGCAGCGCGCCGCCCGCCGTTGCGGCGTTACATCCGCTGGGAAAGCTTCCGCTCTTGCAGGACGATGATCTGATCATCGCGGAGTCGGGTTTGATCTTCGAACATCTTCTCGAACAATCCAACGTCGATATCGGCAAACCCGCTGATCCGGATGGCGCGCGCCGGTATCAGCACTTCTTCCACTATGCAGAAGGCTCGCTCATGCCGCCGCTCTTCGCTCTTTTGGTTCTCGGACGGATGGGCGATGTCGCGCGCGACGCGGCCAACGATCTGCGGCACGCCTTCGCCGTGCACCTCACGTGGTTGAACGACGAGTTGTCTCAGCGCGCATGGTTCGCCGGCGACACGTTCACCGCCGCCGACATCATGATGAGCTTTCCACTCGAAGCAGCACGTCAACGTGGCGGCCTCGACGAACGCTATCCGCATCTGAATGCGTTTCTCGCGCGCGTGCATGTGCGGCCTGCGTACCGTGCCGCGATCGAGATAGGCGGTCCCTACGCGTTTGCGTGA
- a CDS encoding carbonic anhydrase has protein sequence MQEVIEGFLKFRRDAFPPRVGLFKELATRQHPRTLFISCSDSRIVPELVTQREPGDLFVIRNAGNIVPSYGPEPGGVSATVEYAVAALGVTDVVICGHSDCGAMTAIATCQCLDHMPAVRNWLRYADSARVVNEARQHESERDRISSMVRENVFAQLANIKTHPSVRLALEQGHLALHGWVYDIGTGSIDAIDGTTGTFVPLAENPHVCAVPARLGLAA, from the coding sequence ATGCAAGAGGTCATCGAAGGCTTTCTGAAGTTCCGCCGGGACGCGTTTCCGCCGCGCGTGGGTCTGTTCAAGGAACTCGCCACCCGTCAGCATCCGAGAACGTTGTTCATTTCATGTTCCGATAGCCGGATCGTCCCCGAACTCGTCACCCAGCGCGAACCGGGCGATCTGTTCGTGATCCGCAACGCAGGCAATATCGTTCCGTCGTATGGGCCTGAACCCGGCGGCGTCAGCGCGACGGTCGAATATGCGGTCGCGGCGCTCGGCGTCACCGACGTCGTGATCTGCGGTCACTCCGACTGTGGCGCCATGACCGCCATCGCCACATGCCAATGCCTCGATCACATGCCGGCGGTGCGCAACTGGCTGCGTTACGCCGATTCGGCAAGAGTCGTGAATGAGGCTCGCCAGCACGAGAGCGAACGCGACCGGATCAGTTCGATGGTCCGCGAAAATGTGTTCGCGCAACTGGCAAACATCAAGACGCATCCCTCGGTGCGGCTCGCGCTCGAACAAGGCCATCTGGCGCTGCACGGCTGGGTGTACGACATCGGCACCGGCAGTATCGACGCCATCGACGGCACCACCGGCACCTTCGTTCCGCTCGCCGAAAACCCTCACGTGTGTGCTGTTCCCGCTCGTCTCGGCCTCGCCGCCTGA
- the cynS gene encoding cyanase, with amino-acid sequence MTQSQFDQGPRQALTDKIIDAKIRKNLSFEQINEGSGLSIAFVTAALLGQHALPEQAAKVVADKLELDDDDVRLLQTIPLRGSIPGGVPTDPTIYRFYEMIQVYGTTLKALVHEQFGDGIISAINFKLDIKKVEDPEGGSRAVITLDGKYLPTKPF; translated from the coding sequence ATGACGCAATCGCAATTCGATCAAGGGCCGCGTCAGGCGCTGACGGACAAGATCATCGACGCAAAGATCAGGAAGAACCTGAGCTTCGAGCAGATCAACGAAGGCAGCGGACTCAGCATCGCGTTCGTCACGGCGGCTTTGCTCGGCCAACATGCGCTGCCGGAGCAAGCGGCAAAGGTCGTCGCCGACAAGCTGGAACTGGATGACGATGACGTTCGCCTGTTGCAGACGATCCCGCTGCGCGGCAGCATTCCCGGCGGCGTGCCGACGGACCCGACCATCTACCGCTTCTACGAGATGATTCAGGTGTATGGCACGACGCTCAAGGCGCTGGTTCACGAACAGTTCGGCGACGGCATCATCAGCGCGATCAACTTCAAGCTCGATATCAAGAAGGTCGAGGACCCGGAAGGCGGCTCGCGCGCCGTGATCACGCTCGACGGAAAGTATCTTCCGACCAAGCCGTTCTAA
- the cynR gene encoding transcriptional regulator CynR translates to MLLRHVRYFLAVVEHRNFTRAAEALHVSQPTLSQQIRQLEDSLGAQLLDRSARTIQLTDAGVVYAEFAKRALRDLDDGKRAIHDVRELTRGTLRLAITPTFTAYLVGPLLEKYHRRYPGLTISVNEMPQDRMEAMLNDDTLDAGIAFHETQLPEIEAHALFSEELALMVGKSHALARKGTRLDIGKFAETPLVLLNDSFVTRQWIDRYCRQQGVIPRVAIEVNSINAVMAIVQRSTLATLLPAPIAQEHSQLRIVGLEPALPQRTAALLMRKGAYRSAATEAFVELVREEFDVAGTRRR, encoded by the coding sequence ATGTTGCTCAGGCACGTCCGGTATTTTCTGGCAGTGGTGGAGCACCGCAATTTCACGCGCGCGGCTGAAGCGTTGCATGTATCGCAGCCGACGCTTTCGCAGCAAATCAGGCAACTGGAGGATTCGCTCGGCGCGCAGTTGCTCGACCGCTCCGCGCGCACGATTCAGCTAACCGATGCGGGCGTGGTCTACGCGGAGTTCGCGAAACGCGCGCTGCGTGATCTCGATGACGGCAAGCGCGCCATTCACGATGTGCGCGAACTCACGCGCGGCACCTTGCGTCTGGCGATTACGCCCACGTTCACGGCTTATCTCGTCGGGCCGCTGCTGGAGAAATATCACCGGCGTTATCCGGGTCTCACGATCTCGGTGAACGAAATGCCGCAGGACCGGATGGAAGCGATGCTCAACGACGACACACTCGACGCCGGCATCGCATTCCACGAGACGCAGTTGCCCGAGATCGAGGCGCATGCGCTCTTCAGCGAAGAACTTGCATTGATGGTCGGCAAGTCACACGCGCTGGCACGAAAGGGCACACGGCTCGACATCGGGAAGTTTGCAGAGACGCCGCTTGTGCTGCTCAACGATAGCTTCGTCACGCGTCAATGGATCGATCGCTATTGCAGACAACAGGGCGTCATTCCGCGGGTCGCGATCGAAGTCAATTCGATCAACGCCGTCATGGCGATCGTGCAGCGAAGCACGCTCGCGACCTTGCTGCCCGCGCCCATCGCGCAGGAACATTCGCAATTACGGATTGTCGGTCTCGAACCCGCGCTGCCTCAGCGGACGGCTGCGTTGCTGATGCGAAAGGGCGCGTATCGCAGTGCGGCGACCGAGGCTTTCGTCGAACTGGTGCGTGAAGAATTCGACGTCGCAGGAACGAGGCGACGGTGA